The following coding sequences lie in one Labrus bergylta chromosome 5, fLabBer1.1, whole genome shotgun sequence genomic window:
- the shq1 gene encoding protein SHQ1 homolog: protein MITPAFDLSQDPEYLILNIRVPYTRTSEFDLYIDGTDLKFYAKPYFLRLSLPGKIVEDGRERAKFDIDKGLFIVWVPKETPGEHFEGLQMLTSLLAPKGSRSAKPLIEVLSTESSKSTGNDEDEDEEEFDWSFEQEMFQESSEEKQKYGFGNKRTGVFARLQEEISDVTDVKNPEDTTAAERRQSRLHAEACDFSPDHYLADFFEDDEIQRLLKYKPWWAKLKPSKEPEGEASISFMDIEKEQLRKFNNRSYLLDKISRNQVWTGLVDILLAYSYEVRSTEGEHNVESPWTVRKLSGTLCWLETYKSLQEVLLSFGRRVLCYPLYRHFAMVSAAISDTALLLSLGKTCVLKCLLDIHKVFRENDPAYILNDLYITDYCIWIQKVKSKRMTALAEILQNASLHKKDLDLELEELEDAAKMVMEEEFNKQGTLESSLVAHSDSRSCSSDCSSKSADDSNDSEAEGQGCNKSNQGGELSKDNPLQPQPTSTVSPDPKVPQTLLFSAERKSDTLPSSSEDSRQLIQELGIRVADELKITQESSYKTLQNSSQLNNSAEKTDETSGRSSCGTFLEIDPCRNPLLVIQMKEDLDG, encoded by the exons ATGATAACTCCTGCGTTTGATCTGAGTCAAGATCCTGAGTACCTGATCCTCAACATTCGTGTGCCTTACACCAGAACATCAGAGTTTGATCTTTATATTGATGGAACAGATTTAAAGTTCTACGCTAAGCCCTATTTTCTCAG ATTATCGCTGCCTGGAAAAATAGTGGAagatgggagagagagggccAAGTTTGACATTGATAAAG GTCTCTTCATTGTTTGGGTACCCAAAGAAACACCCGGAGAACACTTTGAAGGACTACAGATGCTAACAAGTCTCCTTGCCCCTAAAGGATCCCGTTCAGCAAAACCATTGATAGAGGTCTTAAGCACAG AATCTAGTAAAAGTACTGggaatgatgaagatgaagatgaagaagaattTGACTGGAGTTTTGAGCAGGAGATGTTCCAGGAGAGCTCTGAGGAGAAACAGAAATACGGCTTTGGCAATAAGCGGACTGGAGTATTTGCAAGACTACAG GAAGAAATAAGTGATGTGACTGATGTCAAGAACCCTGAAGACACcacagctgcagagaggagacagtCACGGCTGCATGCAGAGGCGTGTGACTTTTCTCCTGACCATTACCT TGCAGATTTTTTTGAAGATGATGAGATACAGAGGCTGCTGAAATATAAACCATGGTGGGCGAAACTGAAACCTTCTAAAGAGCCGGAGGGAGAAGCTT CCATATCCTTCATGGACATTGAGAAGGAACAGTTAAGGAAATTCAACAACCGCTCCTACCTGCTAGATAAGATTTCCCGAAACCAAGTGTGGACAGGCCTTGTGGATATCCTGCTGGCTTATTCCTATGAAGTGCGATCTACAGAGGGAGAGCACAAC GTTGAGTCACCTTGGACTGTCAGAAAACTAAGTGGGACTCTATGCTGGCTGGAA ACATACAAGTCCTTGCAAGAAGTCCTGTTGTCGTTTGGACGGAGGGTCTTGTGCTACCCACTCTACAGACACTTTGCTATGGTCTCTGCGGCCATCAGTGACACAGCTTTGCTCTTGAGCCTAG GGAAAACGTGTGTCCTTAAATGCCTGCTAGATATTCACAAAGTCTTCAGAGAGAACGACCCGGCCTACATACTGAACGATCTGTATATCACAGACTACTGTATCTGGATACAGAAGGTCAA GTCAAAGAGGATGACAGCCTTGGCTGAAATCTTACAAAATGCCTCCCTTCATAAAAAAGACTTGGATCTAGAACTTGAGGAGCTAGAGGATGCAGCGAAAATGGTGATGGAGGAAGAATTCAATAAGCAGGGGACCCTCGAAAGTTCTCTCGTAGCCCATAGTGACAGCAGGAGCTGTTCCAGTGACTGCAGCAGCAAGTCAGCTGATGACAGCAATGATTCTGAGGCTGAAGGGCAAGGCTGCAACAAATCCAACCAGGGAGGAGAGTTATCTAAAGACAACCCTCTACAGCCCCAACCCACCTCAACTGTCTCTCCTGATCCCAAGGTTCCCCAAACCCTACTCTTCTCAGCAGAGAGGAAATCGGACACCCTACCCTCATCCTCAGAAGACTCCAGACAGCTGATCCAAGAGCTGGGCATAAGAGTGGCAGATGAGCTGAAAATCACTCAAGAGTCCAGCTACAAAACACTACAAAATAGTTCACAGCTGAACAACAGTGCAGAAAAAACTGATGAAACCTCTGGAAGGAGCAGCTGTGGGACATTCTTAGAGATAGATCCTTGTCGAAACCCTTTGCTGGTCATCCAAATGAAGGAAGATCTTGATGGATGA